A DNA window from Phaeobacter sp. A36a-5a contains the following coding sequences:
- a CDS encoding GlxA family transcriptional regulator, with amino-acid sequence MANDTGSNVQVDVATAASNSGPVRSSCGAVVLADHGWPVISRADYVFVCSSRDPGSEGAPAALLAGLRECHRHGGWVIGLGTSIFALGQAGLLAGRRAVAHPAQLPALETAFAETCFTFRPFLIDQRIATCVGGDAVTDLMLELLSQAFDPAIAENVRRHVLLKPERSETFAASIGLKGSLESLDPRLARYIQLVEQTLSAPRPLDEICAAIATSSRTLSRLTRAVFDCTPGELSARIRLNYAAGLLKSSSKSLPDIAEASGYRSTPHFSKAFNAHFRMRPGKYRTLQKQPLEQKE; translated from the coding sequence ATGGCCAATGACACCGGCAGCAACGTACAGGTCGACGTGGCTACCGCTGCCTCCAACTCGGGTCCGGTGCGCAGTTCCTGCGGTGCGGTGGTCCTCGCTGATCACGGCTGGCCGGTGATTTCACGGGCCGATTATGTGTTCGTCTGTTCGTCCCGTGATCCGGGTTCGGAAGGCGCCCCAGCGGCCCTTCTGGCCGGTCTGCGGGAATGCCACCGCCATGGCGGCTGGGTCATTGGCCTTGGCACCAGTATCTTCGCCCTGGGCCAGGCGGGATTGCTGGCGGGCAGGCGGGCTGTGGCACATCCGGCGCAGCTTCCAGCACTGGAAACTGCGTTTGCCGAAACCTGTTTCACATTCCGGCCCTTTCTGATCGACCAGCGGATTGCAACCTGTGTCGGCGGAGATGCGGTGACAGACCTGATGCTTGAGCTGCTGTCGCAGGCCTTCGACCCTGCAATCGCCGAGAACGTCCGCAGGCATGTGCTGCTCAAACCTGAGCGTTCGGAAACCTTTGCTGCATCCATTGGACTAAAAGGTTCGCTGGAAAGTCTCGACCCGCGGCTCGCCCGCTATATTCAGCTGGTCGAGCAGACCCTCTCAGCCCCAAGGCCCTTGGACGAGATTTGCGCCGCAATCGCTACCTCCAGCCGGACGCTTTCACGGCTGACCCGCGCTGTGTTCGACTGCACCCCAGGCGAGCTGTCAGCCCGGATCCGGCTGAACTACGCCGCCGGCCTGCTGAAGTCTTCCTCCAAGAGCTTGCCGGATATCGCGGAAGCAAGCGGCTACCGAAGCACCCCCCATTTTTCAAAAGCCTTCAATGCGCATTTTAGAATGAGGCCGGGGAAGTACCGGACACTCCAAAAGCAGCCACTCGAGCAAAAAGAATGA
- a CDS encoding extracellular solute-binding protein, producing MLKILGWQGYDTGLSKAFDSFTRDSGIAVSFRGVRNQDEMHAATQSEDFDIACPTTDRLASWLDSGLIAPLDDGRIGYGRIDPAFHADAHTVIQGKRYGSPNLWGGAGIGHHTGKAPLDGAEASLMKLFDPAFAGRLTLREDTAFVAAGRALESAGKLPFPFDDSYAFEERMIANYDVICAFLCGHAAHIARFWFSEEEGIDAFRSGGCVIGYSWDTTIAALTRQGMPFAFAAPAEGANCYLQNFVLSARADPGPAQDWISWVNTPSGSALYASAFGANPAAKGAREVLPPEDQAFFAASYPDNALDKLWWQPEQPLWFVKNRGDYARKFRAAVEG from the coding sequence ATGCTGAAAATTCTAGGCTGGCAAGGATATGACACGGGCCTGAGCAAGGCCTTTGACAGCTTCACCAGGGACAGCGGAATTGCCGTTTCGTTCCGAGGGGTGCGCAACCAAGACGAGATGCACGCGGCGACGCAGTCCGAAGACTTCGATATCGCCTGCCCGACCACCGACAGGCTGGCCAGCTGGCTTGACAGCGGGCTGATCGCCCCTCTGGATGACGGCCGGATCGGCTATGGGCGGATTGATCCGGCCTTTCATGCCGATGCCCATACGGTCATTCAGGGCAAGCGCTATGGTTCACCCAATCTCTGGGGCGGGGCCGGCATCGGGCATCATACCGGCAAAGCGCCGCTTGACGGGGCAGAGGCCAGCCTGATGAAGTTGTTTGACCCCGCTTTCGCCGGGCGGCTTACCCTGCGCGAGGACACGGCCTTTGTCGCCGCCGGGCGGGCGCTCGAAAGTGCCGGGAAGCTGCCGTTCCCGTTTGACGATTCCTATGCGTTTGAGGAGCGGATGATTGCCAATTACGATGTCATCTGCGCCTTTCTTTGCGGGCATGCAGCCCATATCGCTCGCTTCTGGTTCAGTGAAGAGGAGGGCATTGACGCGTTCCGATCCGGCGGGTGCGTGATCGGCTACAGTTGGGACACGACAATAGCGGCCCTGACGCGGCAGGGAATGCCATTTGCCTTTGCCGCCCCGGCGGAGGGCGCAAACTGCTACCTGCAGAATTTTGTCCTGAGCGCCAGGGCTGACCCGGGCCCTGCGCAGGACTGGATATCCTGGGTCAACACTCCAAGCGGTTCTGCATTGTATGCCTCAGCCTTTGGGGCCAACCCGGCGGCAAAGGGTGCACGAGAGGTGCTGCCGCCGGAGGATCAGGCGTTCTTTGCGGCCAGCTATCCGGACAACGCCCTGGACAAGCTTTGGTGGCAGCCTGAGCAACCTTTGTGGTTTGTGAAAAACCGCGGCGATTACGCCCGGAAATTCCGCGCGGCTGTCGAAGGATGA
- a CDS encoding MBL fold metallo-hydrolase, whose product MTGWPVQRVEVGALRITVLPLGEIYDEQRRWFPTGSLAVAGGETRLPVNCLHIGGPDISVLIDACDPRCYPETGSAGGSIGQRLEEAGISPGRVTHILLTHGHHDHFCGVAGPGNEPAFPTARHVLPPQDWAGGTLTPEAQRADGDAADPASLEMLYRRGLLDLGESAVPLPEEIRLLDAPGETAGHRVVRVSSDGEVLFFLADLFHVRAEIDNPALCPVWADAAALKASRRRILSAMRRDNARFLCSHISGVLSPDLFPDFSTSPCETSA is encoded by the coding sequence ATGACAGGCTGGCCGGTGCAAAGGGTTGAGGTTGGGGCGCTGCGTATCACGGTCCTGCCCCTGGGTGAAATCTATGACGAACAGCGCCGCTGGTTTCCGACGGGCTCGCTGGCTGTTGCGGGCGGCGAAACACGGCTGCCGGTGAACTGCCTGCATATCGGCGGGCCTGACATTTCGGTTCTGATCGATGCCTGCGATCCCCGGTGCTACCCGGAAACCGGATCTGCAGGCGGCAGCATCGGGCAGCGCCTGGAGGAGGCCGGAATTTCCCCGGGGCGTGTCACCCATATCCTTTTGACACATGGGCATCACGACCATTTCTGCGGTGTGGCCGGCCCCGGTAATGAACCTGCCTTCCCAACGGCGCGGCATGTTCTTCCGCCGCAAGACTGGGCCGGCGGCACGCTGACACCTGAAGCGCAACGGGCCGATGGCGATGCCGCCGACCCTGCGTCACTTGAAATGCTGTACCGGCGCGGATTGCTGGACCTGGGTGAAAGCGCCGTACCCTTGCCGGAGGAAATCCGCCTGCTCGACGCCCCGGGTGAAACCGCGGGCCATCGCGTGGTGCGTGTTTCCTCGGACGGCGAGGTCCTGTTTTTTCTGGCAGATCTATTTCATGTGCGGGCCGAGATTGACAACCCCGCCCTGTGCCCCGTCTGGGCGGATGCGGCCGCGCTGAAGGCAAGCCGCCGCCGGATCCTATCCGCCATGCGCCGCGACAACGCGCGTTTTTTGTGCAGCCACATTTCGGGCGTTCTGTCCCCGGATCTCTTTCCCGATTTCTCAACCAGCCCCTGCGAGACCTCTGCATGA
- a CDS encoding sulfatase-like hydrolase/transferase, translating to MTKTKQPNILLIMADQMTPFMLEACGGTGARTANMTALARRSANFTNAYTPSPICVPARSCFMTGLYTSTTGCYDNGDPYHSFIPTFAHYLTNAGYETVLAGKMHFIGADQLHGFQRRLNTDVYPSGFIWSYPLPPENDPNFKAFDFTPQYLAENIGPGWSKELQYDEETHFKSLEFLRNAPGNPWLLTVSFTNPHPPYKVPKKYWERYKDADIPLPDYPDDMDARYSDYDLALRRWHGLHIRSDEIRDPANLIAMRRGFAALAHYVDDKIGELLEVLEDSGLREETIVIVTSDHGEMLGEKGMIQKRGLYEWSARIPMFIDIPGAEPRQIGTPVSLLDLPATLIDIAGQEPVRRLEGRSLLPAIHGAGLDVIPVISEYHGEGIMRPSFMVRLGDWKYHYCHGSAPQLYNLAEDPGEWNNLAGDPGYTKIEARLNREITGGYFDLEKIKSDVWDRLAMKQVVNDAMKANGTAWDYSAAQDAASQYVRT from the coding sequence ATGACCAAGACAAAACAACCGAACATCCTGCTGATCATGGCCGATCAGATGACGCCCTTCATGCTTGAGGCATGCGGCGGCACTGGCGCGAGGACGGCAAACATGACCGCGCTGGCCCGGCGTTCGGCCAATTTCACCAATGCCTATACGCCCAGCCCGATCTGCGTGCCCGCGCGGTCCTGTTTCATGACCGGGCTCTATACCTCGACCACCGGCTGTTATGACAATGGCGACCCCTATCACAGTTTCATCCCGACCTTTGCGCATTACCTGACCAATGCCGGGTATGAGACGGTTTTGGCAGGCAAAATGCATTTCATCGGCGCCGATCAGCTGCACGGGTTCCAGCGCCGCCTGAATACGGACGTTTATCCGTCGGGGTTCATCTGGTCCTACCCGCTGCCTCCGGAAAACGATCCGAACTTCAAAGCCTTTGACTTCACCCCGCAATACCTGGCCGAAAACATCGGGCCGGGTTGGTCGAAGGAGCTTCAATATGACGAAGAGACCCATTTCAAGTCGCTGGAGTTTCTGCGCAACGCCCCGGGCAATCCCTGGCTGCTGACAGTCTCTTTTACCAACCCCCATCCGCCCTACAAGGTCCCTAAGAAGTACTGGGAGAGGTACAAGGATGCAGATATCCCGCTGCCTGACTATCCTGATGACATGGATGCCAGGTATTCTGACTATGATCTCGCTTTGCGCCGCTGGCACGGGCTGCATATCCGGAGCGATGAGATCCGCGATCCGGCAAACCTGATTGCGATGCGCCGCGGCTTTGCCGCCTTGGCCCATTATGTAGACGACAAAATCGGCGAGCTTCTGGAGGTTCTCGAAGACAGCGGCCTCCGCGAAGAAACGATCGTCATCGTCACATCGGATCACGGTGAAATGCTGGGGGAAAAGGGCATGATCCAGAAAAGGGGCCTATATGAATGGTCCGCCCGGATCCCGATGTTCATAGACATTCCGGGGGCTGAGCCCCGGCAAATCGGCACACCGGTTTCCTTGCTGGATCTGCCCGCAACCCTGATTGATATCGCCGGGCAGGAACCGGTGCGGCGGCTGGAAGGCCGATCCCTGCTGCCTGCCATTCACGGGGCCGGTCTTGATGTCATTCCGGTGATTTCCGAATACCACGGCGAAGGGATCATGCGCCCCAGCTTTATGGTGCGGCTGGGCGACTGGAAGTATCATTACTGCCACGGCTCAGCGCCGCAGCTATACAACCTGGCGGAAGATCCCGGTGAATGGAACAACCTGGCAGGCGATCCCGGTTATACCAAAATCGAAGCTAGGCTGAACCGCGAAATCACCGGCGGCTATTTCGATCTGGAGAAAATCAAATCCGACGTCTGGGACCGGCTTGCCATGAAACAGGTGGTCAATGATGCAATGAAGGCAAACGGTACGGCCTGGGATTATTCAGCGGCCCAGGACGCGGCGTCCCAATACGTCCGCACCTGA
- a CDS encoding amino acid ABC transporter ATP-binding protein, producing MISIENISKRYGDFQVLTDCTTHVAKGEVVVVCGPSGSGKSTLIKCVNGLEPVQVGRIRVEDVEVTAKGTNLTKLRARIGMVFQHFELYPHMSVRENLCLGQQKVLGRSRDEANAKAEALIGRVGLLPHIEKFPGQLSGGQQQRVAISRALAMDPIAMLFDEPTSALDPEMINEVLDVMVELAQDGMTMMVVTHEMGFARKVADRVVFMDAGKVVEDRATEEFFGDPESERAQDFLSKILNH from the coding sequence ATGATCAGCATCGAAAACATTTCCAAACGCTACGGCGACTTCCAGGTGCTGACCGATTGCACCACCCATGTCGCCAAGGGGGAAGTCGTAGTGGTCTGCGGGCCGTCCGGTTCCGGCAAGTCGACCCTGATCAAATGCGTGAACGGGCTGGAGCCGGTTCAAGTGGGCCGCATCCGGGTCGAGGACGTGGAGGTCACCGCCAAGGGCACCAATCTGACAAAGCTGCGGGCGCGGATCGGTATGGTGTTCCAGCATTTTGAGCTCTACCCGCATATGAGCGTGCGTGAAAACCTGTGCCTGGGCCAGCAGAAGGTTCTGGGCCGCTCGCGCGACGAAGCCAACGCCAAGGCCGAGGCCCTGATCGGCCGGGTCGGTTTGCTGCCGCATATCGAGAAGTTTCCCGGCCAGCTCTCTGGCGGCCAGCAGCAGCGGGTGGCGATCAGCCGGGCGCTGGCGATGGATCCGATTGCGATGCTGTTTGACGAGCCTACATCAGCCCTTGACCCGGAGATGATCAACGAGGTGCTGGATGTGATGGTCGAACTGGCGCAAGACGGCATGACGATGATGGTTGTGACCCACGAGATGGGCTTTGCCCGCAAGGTTGCGGACCGGGTGGTGTTCATGGACGCCGGCAAGGTTGTTGAGGACCGCGCTACTGAGGAGTTCTTCGGAGACCCTGAAAGCGAACGGGCACAAGATTTCCTGAGCAAGATCCTGAATCACTAA
- a CDS encoding amino acid ABC transporter permease: protein MGDFDLSVIWNSLPFLWQGLQLSLWLTLLAVIGGIILGTGLAMMRLSGIVPLALAAAGYVNLIRSVPLILVIFWFYFLVPLALGRPIGGFYSALIAFVMFEAAYYSEIIRAGIQSVRQGQVHAGQATGLSYWQIQRYVVLPQAFRNMIPILVTQGIILFQDTSLVFVVSLRDFMTASSIVARTEGRLAEMYIFAALVYFTICFAGSLLVRRLQKARTA from the coding sequence ATGGGTGATTTTGATCTTTCCGTCATCTGGAACAGCCTTCCTTTCCTGTGGCAGGGGCTGCAGCTGTCGCTGTGGCTCACCCTTCTGGCCGTGATCGGCGGCATCATTCTGGGCACGGGCCTCGCTATGATGCGGCTGTCGGGCATCGTCCCGCTTGCACTTGCCGCCGCCGGCTATGTGAACCTGATCCGCTCGGTGCCGCTGATCCTGGTTATCTTCTGGTTCTACTTCCTGGTGCCGCTGGCACTGGGCCGTCCGATCGGCGGCTTCTACTCGGCGCTGATCGCCTTTGTCATGTTCGAGGCGGCCTATTACTCGGAGATCATCCGCGCAGGCATCCAGTCGGTCCGCCAGGGGCAGGTCCATGCGGGGCAGGCCACCGGCCTCAGCTACTGGCAGATCCAGCGCTATGTGGTGCTGCCGCAGGCGTTCCGCAACATGATCCCGATCCTGGTCACCCAGGGCATCATCCTGTTCCAGGACACCAGCCTGGTCTTTGTCGTCAGCCTGCGCGACTTCATGACCGCCTCCTCCATCGTTGCCCGCACCGAGGGCCGGCTGGCGGAAATGTATATCTTCGCCGCCCTTGTCTACTTCACCATTTGCTTCGCCGGCTCGCTTCTGGTCCGGCGCCTTCAGAAGGCCAGAACCGCATGA
- a CDS encoding amino acid ABC transporter permease encodes MNYNWNWGVLFEEEYLGWLISGLGWTFAVALAAWVLALAVGVLVGVGRTLPSRPVAALCTTYVELFRNVPLLVQLFLWYFVMPEIVPDDLGRWMKRDMPNPEYVTAVIGLGLYTASRVAEQVRAGINAVGPGLTSAAYANGFSTAQTYRYVLLPISFRLIVPPMTSEFLTIFKNSSLALTIGLLELTAQSQQIAEYTFQGFEAFTAATVIYVVIALGATVIAQTLEKYTRIPGFVGKG; translated from the coding sequence ATGAATTACAACTGGAACTGGGGTGTCCTCTTTGAAGAGGAGTACCTGGGCTGGCTGATATCAGGGCTGGGCTGGACCTTTGCGGTCGCGCTTGCAGCCTGGGTGCTGGCTCTGGCCGTGGGCGTGCTTGTCGGCGTCGGTCGCACGCTGCCGTCACGGCCCGTTGCCGCCCTCTGCACCACCTATGTCGAGCTTTTCCGCAACGTGCCGCTTCTGGTGCAGCTGTTCCTGTGGTACTTCGTCATGCCCGAAATCGTCCCCGACGATCTGGGCCGCTGGATGAAGCGGGACATGCCCAACCCTGAGTATGTCACGGCTGTAATCGGCCTGGGTCTCTACACCGCCAGCCGCGTTGCGGAACAGGTCCGCGCCGGGATAAACGCCGTCGGCCCCGGCCTGACCAGCGCCGCCTACGCCAACGGCTTCTCCACCGCGCAGACCTACCGCTATGTGCTGCTGCCGATTTCCTTCCGGCTTATCGTGCCGCCGATGACCTCCGAGTTCCTGACCATCTTCAAGAACTCTTCGCTGGCGCTGACCATCGGCCTGCTGGAACTGACCGCGCAAAGCCAGCAGATCGCCGAATACACCTTTCAGGGGTTTGAGGCCTTTACCGCCGCAACCGTCATCTATGTGGTCATTGCGCTTGGTGCGACCGTGATTGCGCAGACCCTTGAAAAATATACCCGGATCCCGGGTTTCGTCGGAAAGGGCTGA
- a CDS encoding amino acid ABC transporter substrate-binding protein, translating to MELLKPAAALAFALALAAPASAQDRTGTLAKIDASGEIVIGHRESSVPFAYLDENQKPVGYSIDLCMKVVDAVSAELGKELSVKYVPVNPKTRIALMANGTIDLECGSTTNNLTRQEQVEYLPTTFITGTKLMVRKDSGISSVADLDGKAVALAQGTTNERAVKAAIKELGLDVKVLPVRDHAEGMLSLETDRVDVYATDHILLFGLIAKSKTPDAFAVVGDFLSFDPYALMVRRDDSAFELIGKKALAEVFRSGEINGIYAKWFDPLDVAQTDLLKAAFQLNALPE from the coding sequence ATGGAACTACTGAAACCAGCGGCCGCCTTGGCCTTTGCTTTGGCCCTGGCGGCTCCGGCCTCAGCCCAAGACCGCACCGGAACTCTGGCCAAGATCGATGCCTCGGGCGAGATCGTCATCGGGCACCGCGAAAGCTCGGTTCCGTTTGCGTATCTGGATGAAAACCAGAAACCGGTCGGCTATTCGATCGACCTCTGCATGAAGGTGGTTGACGCGGTCTCTGCGGAACTGGGCAAGGAACTGTCGGTCAAATACGTGCCGGTGAACCCGAAGACCCGGATCGCGCTGATGGCCAATGGCACCATCGATCTGGAATGCGGCTCAACAACCAACAACCTGACCCGCCAGGAGCAGGTGGAATACCTGCCCACCACCTTCATCACCGGAACCAAGCTGATGGTGCGCAAGGACTCGGGTATCAGCTCGGTTGCGGACCTGGACGGCAAGGCCGTTGCCCTGGCGCAGGGCACCACCAATGAGCGCGCAGTCAAGGCGGCCATTAAAGAACTGGGCCTGGATGTGAAGGTGCTCCCGGTACGCGACCATGCCGAGGGCATGCTGTCGCTGGAAACCGACCGTGTGGACGTCTATGCCACCGATCACATCCTCCTGTTCGGGCTGATCGCCAAGTCGAAGACTCCAGACGCATTTGCGGTCGTCGGCGATTTCCTTTCCTTCGACCCTTATGCGCTGATGGTGCGCCGCGACGACAGCGCCTTTGAACTGATCGGCAAGAAGGCCCTGGCCGAAGTATTCCGCTCGGGTGAGATCAACGGGATCTATGCCAAGTGGTTCGATCCGCTGGACGTTGCCCAGACTGACCTGCTGAAGGCCGCATTCCAGCTGAACGCGCTGCCCGAGTAA